One genomic window of Inquilinus sp. KBS0705 includes the following:
- a CDS encoding LD-carboxypeptidase: MPTNQFWGAQPPSLKKGDKVAITCPAKKLSIPMTDAVKLLSSWGLEVVLGDTVNASYHQFAGDDAFRAKDMQRFIDDDSIKAIIAARGGYGTIRMIDMVDFSRLATQPKWMVGFSDITLLHSHIISNYGLPCIHGQMPLNIPDASAYSLETLRKALFGEELSYQLAPNPLNRVGEGSGLLIGGNLSLLIAASGSVSDMDYTGKVLFIEDVGEYLYSIDRMLRNLKRAGKLKHLAGLIVGGFTDMKDNDIPFGQTIPQIVMDVVQEYDYPVCFDFPAGHVPNNCSLVLGKKVNLSVNNNLVDINYL, translated from the coding sequence CCATGACAGATGCTGTAAAATTGTTAAGCAGCTGGGGCCTGGAGGTTGTTTTGGGCGATACTGTAAACGCATCATACCATCAATTTGCGGGCGATGATGCCTTTAGGGCTAAAGATATGCAGCGCTTTATTGATGACGATAGCATTAAGGCCATTATAGCCGCTCGCGGCGGTTACGGTACTATCAGGATGATAGATATGGTTGATTTTAGCCGCCTGGCTACGCAACCAAAATGGATGGTTGGCTTTAGCGATATTACCCTGCTGCATTCGCATATCATCAGCAATTACGGCTTGCCTTGTATACACGGGCAAATGCCGTTAAACATCCCGGATGCATCGGCCTATTCGCTCGAAACCTTGCGTAAGGCATTGTTTGGCGAGGAATTAAGTTATCAGTTGGCACCTAATCCATTAAACCGCGTTGGCGAAGGTAGTGGCCTATTAATTGGCGGCAACCTATCGTTACTGATAGCCGCATCCGGCTCGGTAAGTGATATGGATTATACTGGCAAAGTGCTTTTTATTGAGGATGTGGGCGAGTACCTGTACTCGATAGACCGCATGTTGCGCAACCTAAAACGTGCAGGTAAGCTTAAGCATTTGGCCGGCCTTATTGTAGGCGGCTTTACCGATATGAAGGATAACGATATCCCTTTTGGTCAAACCATCCCGCAAATTGTGATGGATGTAGTGCAAGAATACGATTACCCTGTTTGCTTTGATTTCCCGGCGGGCCACGTGCCTAATAATTGCAGCCTGGTGCTGGGCAAAAAAGTAAATCTTTCCGTTAACAACAACCTGGTTGATATTAATTACCTATAA
- a CDS encoding DoxX family protein: MALFGSLNNYRNTGLLIIRVGLGAMMVYHGYPKLLGGPEGWAGLGTSTKYVGITFLPVVWGFLAAVVETLGGFLFLIGLAFRPVCLLLLINLIVAAATHFGKGDGLQGAAHAVELAFVFAGLLFVGPGKYSVDKK, translated from the coding sequence ATGGCATTATTTGGCAGTTTAAACAATTACCGCAATACCGGTTTATTAATTATCAGGGTGGGCCTGGGCGCAATGATGGTGTACCACGGCTATCCCAAATTATTAGGAGGCCCCGAGGGCTGGGCCGGTTTGGGCACTTCAACAAAATATGTGGGCATTACCTTTTTACCTGTAGTATGGGGCTTTTTGGCTGCAGTAGTAGAAACCTTAGGCGGCTTTTTGTTTTTAATAGGCCTTGCCTTTAGGCCGGTTTGTTTGCTGCTGCTTATTAACCTTATAGTAGCCGCAGCTACCCATTTTGGCAAAGGCGATGGCCTGCAAGGCGCGGCACATGCTGTTGAATTAGCCTTTGTATTTGCAGGCTTACTTTTTGTAGGGCCGGGTAAGTATAGCGTTGATAAAAAATAG
- a CDS encoding SusD/RagB family nutrient-binding outer membrane lipoprotein: protein MKKIYLYTLTTALIWGAAGCKKPSDFGDTNVNPAATTTPIISALLTNAEVGVAGYASNFTEAISGGQYAQYFTETQYSGTSLYSTPQNSFTGTYSGILYDLQNIINLNQSKNTSVAASILQQYLFWVITDDWGDVPYSEALKGLDAITPVYDKQQDIYKGILTNLTSAVAAFDGSSSLAGDVIYGGDVAKWKKAANSLRMLVAVQMSKRFPGASDYAATQFKAALAAGGITSNADNFQVKFPGGSYKSNWYSLYDGRKDYAEAQTLTDIMKGFNDTRTNAYGGDSEAAGSTGSSSNGNPYGLERSKAIAFTDANNDWARVLRGDLRAADGIVYVITSAETWLARAEAANLGWTGESVRSTYKSGIDQSYEQWGVGAPAAGYYTQAGVVVTDAPQPGLTSANTKAIAIQRWITSYPDGHQGWNVWRKSGYPELTPAPDAVNTSKQIVRRFTYASTEYGSNTDNVNAAVARLTGGDSQDSRVWWDVQ, encoded by the coding sequence ATGAAAAAAATATATTTATATACACTTACAACCGCATTGATTTGGGGAGCTGCCGGTTGTAAAAAGCCTAGCGACTTTGGGGATACAAACGTAAACCCTGCGGCCACTACAACGCCTATCATTTCGGCTCTGTTAACTAATGCAGAAGTGGGTGTAGCCGGTTATGCCTCAAATTTTACAGAGGCTATTTCTGGCGGCCAGTACGCACAGTATTTTACAGAAACCCAATATTCTGGTACGTCGTTATATTCAACACCGCAAAACTCTTTTACAGGTACTTACAGCGGTATATTGTACGATTTGCAGAATATCATTAACTTAAACCAAAGCAAAAATACATCAGTAGCTGCATCTATATTACAGCAGTACCTGTTTTGGGTAATTACCGATGATTGGGGAGATGTGCCTTACAGCGAAGCCCTTAAAGGCTTAGATGCGATAACCCCTGTTTACGATAAGCAACAAGATATCTACAAAGGTATCCTTACCAACTTGACATCAGCTGTAGCAGCTTTTGATGGTTCGTCATCATTAGCCGGTGATGTTATTTATGGTGGTGATGTTGCTAAGTGGAAAAAGGCAGCAAACTCTTTAAGAATGTTGGTTGCTGTACAAATGTCAAAAAGGTTCCCAGGCGCAAGCGATTATGCTGCAACACAATTTAAAGCGGCTTTAGCTGCAGGTGGCATTACTTCAAACGCAGATAACTTCCAGGTTAAATTCCCTGGCGGTAGCTACAAAAGCAACTGGTACAGCTTGTACGATGGTCGTAAAGATTATGCAGAAGCGCAAACCTTGACTGATATTATGAAAGGTTTTAACGATACACGTACCAATGCATACGGTGGCGATTCTGAAGCTGCAGGTAGCACAGGTTCATCAAGTAATGGTAACCCTTACGGTTTAGAACGTAGTAAGGCAATTGCATTTACCGATGCTAACAATGATTGGGCACGTGTTTTACGTGGCGATTTACGTGCTGCTGATGGTATTGTTTATGTTATCACATCTGCCGAAACATGGTTGGCCAGGGCAGAAGCTGCTAACTTGGGTTGGACAGGTGAATCGGTTCGATCTACTTACAAAAGTGGTATTGATCAATCATATGAGCAATGGGGTGTTGGTGCACCAGCAGCAGGTTATTATACCCAAGCGGGTGTAGTGGTTACTGATGCTCCTCAGCCTGGTTTAACAAGTGCTAATACTAAGGCAATTGCAATCCAAAGGTGGATAACAAGCTATCCGGATGGTCATCAGGGATGGAATGTATGGCGCAAGTCGGGTTATCCTGAGTTAACCCCTGCTCCTGATGCTGTAAACACATCTAAACAAATTGTTAGAAGGTTTACCTATGCATCAACCGAGTACGGTAGTAACACCGATAACGTAAATGCTGCTGTTGCAAGGTTAACGGGTGGCGATAGCCAAGACTCACGTGTTTGGTGGGATGTACAATAA